One window from the genome of Lottiidibacillus patelloidae encodes:
- the spoVT gene encoding stage V sporulation protein T, which produces MKATGIVRRIDDLGRVVIPKEIRRTLRIREGDPLEIFVDRDGEVILKKYSPISELSHFAQEYADSLYDSSGHLVLIADRDTFIAVSGGSKKEYLNKSIGQVVEKTMDERSTNLQSPEGETEIIDGHGEEISSFIVAPIIAGGDPIGAVLFISKDEKSMGDVEQKLVETAANFLARQMEQ; this is translated from the coding sequence ATGAAAGCAACAGGAATTGTTCGTCGTATTGATGATTTAGGTCGCGTAGTAATACCGAAAGAAATTAGAAGAACATTAAGAATTAGAGAAGGCGACCCTTTAGAGATCTTTGTTGACAGAGATGGAGAAGTAATTTTGAAGAAGTACTCTCCAATAAGTGAATTAAGTCATTTTGCCCAAGAATACGCTGACTCTCTTTATGATAGCAGTGGTCATTTAGTACTTATTGCAGATCGCGATACGTTCATCGCAGTATCTGGTGGATCCAAAAAAGAATACTTAAACAAAAGCATAGGACAAGTTGTTGAGAAAACAATGGATGAAAGATCAACAAATTTACAAAGTCCAGAAGGTGAAACGGAAATTATTGATGGGCATGGAGAAGAGATTTCTTCTTTTATTGTTGCCCCAATTATTGCAGGCGGAGATCCGATTGGTGCAGTGTTGTTTATATCCAAAGACGAGAAGTCGATGGGTGACGTTGAGCAAAAGCTAGTAGAAACTGCAGCAAACTTTCTTGCAAGACAAATGGAACAATAA